One genomic region from Terriglobales bacterium encodes:
- the araD1 gene encoding AraD1 family protein has translation MRLLQLKDRTGRRGVGVVEDERVHLLSRVDSIYALAQQALAVHESLVDQAKKLRASDSLSYDDIYAGSSDWRIMPAIDHPHEPARCLLSGTGLTHLKSAQSRQAMHASGNAPSDSMRMYEWGIEGGRPAHGQIGTSPEWFYKGCGTMLRAHGEPLLIPPHAEDGGEEAEIAGIYIIDAAGSPRRLGMAIGNEFSDHVVEKKNYLYLAASKLMFCAIGPELVTDAQFDSLAGEVAIKRDGELLWQREIHSGEKAMCHSLANIEYHHFKHGLHRRPGDVHVHFFGADAFSSGEDVKLKDGDVMRITFEGMGRALMNPVAVDANPQAHFCASPL, from the coding sequence ATGAGATTGCTGCAACTGAAAGATAGAACAGGCCGCCGGGGTGTCGGAGTAGTCGAGGATGAGCGCGTACATCTGCTCAGCCGAGTTGATTCTATTTACGCACTCGCCCAGCAGGCGCTCGCCGTACACGAATCCCTCGTTGATCAAGCCAAGAAACTCCGCGCAAGCGACTCGCTTTCGTACGATGACATTTACGCAGGCAGTTCGGACTGGCGCATCATGCCAGCCATCGATCATCCACATGAGCCCGCTCGATGTCTTCTAAGCGGGACTGGGTTAACTCACCTCAAGAGTGCTCAAAGTCGCCAGGCCATGCATGCCTCGGGAAATGCCCCAAGCGACAGTATGCGCATGTACGAGTGGGGAATCGAGGGAGGACGCCCTGCGCACGGACAAATCGGCACCTCGCCTGAGTGGTTCTACAAGGGCTGTGGGACGATGTTGCGGGCTCATGGAGAGCCATTGCTGATTCCACCTCACGCCGAGGACGGTGGTGAAGAGGCAGAGATCGCGGGTATCTACATCATCGACGCAGCCGGATCACCGCGCCGCCTCGGAATGGCAATTGGAAACGAGTTCTCCGATCATGTCGTGGAAAAGAAAAACTACCTCTATCTTGCGGCTTCCAAGCTCATGTTTTGCGCGATCGGGCCGGAGTTGGTGACCGATGCGCAGTTCGACTCTCTGGCCGGTGAGGTCGCGATCAAGCGCGACGGGGAACTTCTATGGCAACGCGAGATTCACAGCGGCGAGAAGGCTATGTGCCATAGCCTCGCGAATATCGAATACCACCACTTCAAACATGGGCTGCATCGTCGCCCTGGAGATGTGCACGTCCACTTCTTCGGCGCCGACGCTTTCAGTTCAGGGGAGGACGTAAAGCTCAAAGATGGAGATGTAATGCGCATTACCTTTGAAGGTATGGGGCGTGCACTAATGAATCCTGTCGCTGTAGACGCGAACCCACAAGCCCACTTTTGCGCGTCGCCGCTTTAG
- a CDS encoding family 20 glycosylhydrolase — protein sequence MKFLCVLLLFPAALLFAQQPTTTSTQQGPPWNLMPVPAKIQPGTGQWLVNQALTISISGADDPRVHSAAVRFVDRLSRATGIPLRYQSAEEGKATVAIHCDKPGEKIQKLGEDESYVLDVSDSGAKLTAPNPLGLIHGLQTLLQLVEPSQQGFAAPAVHIEDAPRFPWRGLLLDACRHWMPMDVVKRTLDGLEAVKMNVLHFHLSEYQAFRIESKKFPKLQEMGSNGLYYTQDEIKEIIAYARDRGIRVMPEFDMPGHSTSWFVGYPELASGPGPYELEKHWGVFDPAMDPTKESTYKFLEKFIGEMAELFPDDFFHLGGDEVNGKQWDRNPEIQSFMKSHNMKTNADLQTYFNQHVVKIIEKHKKTPVGWDEVLTPDLPKDVVVQSWRGPESEAKAVQDGHRALLSNGYYLDLAQSAEKHYAVDPLGGAAAQLSPEQQKMILGGEACMWSEMVDAENVDSRIWPRNAAVAERLWSPGDVRDVNSMYQRMQVLSERLDTLGLTHHSALRTMQERLAPEHVDALRILGNAVEPAKGYARASSHRYDVDAPLNHLPDSVPPESFESRKFSQLIDRIVAGSPSPDDVAQARDLMTAWKTNHDRLAAALQNELLAEDAPVSQNLTTAGTIGLQALDLFTSHSAPQPGWADQQIAQLEQMKKPQSELLLMIVPGVEKLVQSLGR from the coding sequence ATGAAATTCCTTTGCGTGCTGTTACTGTTCCCTGCGGCCCTGCTGTTCGCTCAACAACCCACGACAACTTCAACTCAACAAGGCCCGCCGTGGAACCTGATGCCCGTGCCTGCCAAGATTCAGCCGGGCACCGGACAATGGCTCGTCAATCAGGCGCTCACGATTTCCATTAGCGGCGCCGACGATCCTCGGGTGCACTCTGCTGCAGTTCGCTTCGTCGATCGCCTTTCGCGCGCTACCGGCATTCCTCTGCGCTACCAATCCGCCGAGGAAGGCAAGGCGACGGTCGCGATCCACTGCGATAAGCCTGGCGAAAAAATACAGAAGCTCGGTGAAGACGAATCCTACGTTCTCGACGTCAGCGACTCCGGGGCGAAGCTCACAGCGCCAAATCCGTTAGGCTTGATTCATGGGCTGCAAACGTTATTGCAACTAGTCGAGCCAAGCCAGCAAGGATTCGCCGCGCCCGCCGTCCACATCGAAGATGCACCGCGCTTTCCCTGGCGCGGATTGCTGCTCGACGCATGCCGCCACTGGATGCCGATGGACGTGGTCAAACGCACCCTCGATGGCCTCGAAGCCGTGAAGATGAACGTCCTGCACTTCCATCTGAGCGAGTACCAGGCGTTCCGCATCGAGAGCAAGAAATTCCCAAAACTGCAAGAGATGGGCTCCAATGGCCTCTATTACACGCAGGACGAAATCAAAGAGATCATTGCCTATGCGCGCGATCGCGGCATCCGCGTGATGCCTGAATTCGACATGCCCGGACACAGCACCAGCTGGTTCGTCGGCTATCCCGAATTGGCATCCGGCCCCGGACCGTATGAACTCGAAAAACATTGGGGCGTCTTCGATCCGGCCATGGACCCGACCAAGGAATCGACATATAAGTTCCTGGAAAAGTTCATTGGCGAAATGGCCGAGCTCTTCCCCGACGACTTCTTTCACCTCGGCGGCGACGAGGTCAACGGCAAGCAGTGGGACCGCAATCCGGAAATTCAGAGCTTCATGAAATCCCACAACATGAAGACCAATGCCGATCTGCAGACCTACTTCAACCAGCACGTGGTGAAAATCATCGAGAAGCACAAGAAGACCCCGGTCGGCTGGGATGAGGTCCTCACGCCCGACCTGCCGAAGGACGTGGTCGTTCAGTCGTGGCGCGGGCCGGAGTCAGAAGCAAAGGCCGTGCAGGACGGCCATCGCGCCCTGCTCTCGAATGGCTACTACCTCGATCTCGCCCAATCGGCGGAGAAGCACTACGCGGTCGACCCGCTCGGCGGAGCCGCAGCGCAGCTTTCTCCTGAACAGCAGAAGATGATTCTCGGCGGCGAAGCCTGTATGTGGTCGGAGATGGTCGATGCAGAGAACGTGGATTCGCGCATATGGCCGCGCAATGCTGCCGTAGCCGAGCGATTGTGGTCGCCTGGCGACGTTCGCGACGTCAACTCGATGTATCAGCGCATGCAGGTTCTGAGCGAGCGCCTCGATACGCTAGGCCTCACGCACCATTCCGCTCTGCGCACCATGCAGGAGCGGCTCGCGCCGGAGCATGTTGATGCTTTGCGCATTCTCGGCAACGCTGTTGAACCGGCAAAAGGCTACGCTCGCGCGAGCAGCCATCGCTACGACGTCGATGCGCCACTGAATCACCTTCCCGATTCGGTACCGCCGGAGAGCTTCGAGTCACGCAAGTTTTCGCAGCTCATCGACCGCATCGTCGCGGGTAGTCCGTCACCAGATGACGTAGCGCAAGCGCGCGATTTGATGACGGCATGGAAGACCAACCACGATCGCCTTGCTGCAGCATTGCAGAATGAGCTGCTGGCAGAAGATGCACCGGTCTCTCAGAATCTGACGACTGCCGGAACAATCGGCCTGCAGGCGTTAGATCTGTTCACCTCGCACTCAGCCCCGCAGCCAGGCTGGGCCGATCAGCAGATCGCACAGCTCGAACAGATGAAGAAGCCGCAATCAGAATTGTTGCTGATGATCGTGCCGGGAGTGGAGAAGCTGGTGCAAAGCTTGGGACGTTGA
- the thiD gene encoding bifunctional hydroxymethylpyrimidine kinase/phosphomethylpyrimidine kinase, whose amino-acid sequence MSEDPPKVVLTIAGFDPSSGAGITADLKTIAAHHLYGIACITALTVQSTQGVSRVQPVDPTLVWETLETLIADVPPAAVKIGMLGSGEIAETVADFLKSFRLPNVVLDPVLRSSSGTELLDGTGWEVLQRRLFASADVITPNLEEAGFLAGVPVRDLPSMREAAGILVRGGAKSVVITGGHLDDATDLLAESEPNGGVACRTFVGEKIATMNTHGTGCAFSASLACNLAQGLPLTEAVQASKSYVKGALENSYAIGKGVNPVNHLFRS is encoded by the coding sequence ATGAGCGAAGATCCGCCGAAAGTCGTTCTGACCATTGCCGGTTTTGACCCCTCCTCGGGTGCCGGCATCACGGCCGATCTGAAGACCATCGCGGCCCATCATCTATATGGGATCGCCTGCATCACTGCTCTAACCGTCCAAAGCACCCAGGGAGTCAGTCGGGTTCAGCCGGTCGATCCGACGCTGGTTTGGGAGACTTTGGAAACCCTGATCGCCGACGTTCCGCCCGCTGCCGTGAAAATAGGCATGCTGGGATCTGGGGAAATCGCTGAGACGGTGGCCGACTTTCTCAAGTCGTTCCGTTTGCCCAATGTCGTGCTTGATCCAGTGTTGCGGTCATCTTCAGGCACTGAACTGCTTGACGGGACCGGCTGGGAGGTTCTCCAGCGTCGACTTTTTGCCTCCGCTGATGTGATCACGCCGAACCTCGAAGAGGCAGGTTTCCTGGCCGGAGTGCCAGTTCGCGACCTACCTTCCATGAGGGAGGCGGCCGGCATCCTGGTCCGGGGAGGCGCGAAATCGGTAGTGATAACCGGGGGCCATCTCGACGATGCGACTGACTTGCTCGCCGAATCGGAGCCCAACGGCGGCGTGGCATGTCGAACCTTCGTTGGCGAGAAGATCGCAACCATGAATACCCATGGAACCGGGTGTGCGTTTTCGGCCTCGTTGGCATGCAATCTGGCGCAGGGACTCCCGCTGACCGAAGCGGTTCAAGCCTCAAAGAGCTACGTCAAAGGAGCGTTAGAGAATTCGTATGCGATCGGCAAGGGAGTAAATCCCGTTAACCACCTGTTTCGAAGTTGA
- the pyrF gene encoding orotidine-5'-phosphate decarboxylase → MTSPKDRLIVALDVPSAVDAQEIVYELGDSVSFYKVGLQLFTAEGPKIVSELVNSGRKVFLDLKLHDIPNTVAGAVKAASELGVTMLTVHAAGGSKMLTVATEAAKQAPQPLTILAVTVLTSLAQEDLRESGVQGSMPDQVLRLAMLAKSTGCGGIVSSPQESKKLRSALGPEMAIVTPGIRPVGANLGDQSRVATPTAAIQAGASHIVVGRPILSAPNRNEAAAAIVRELSSALRTAEMEMAGMRPA, encoded by the coding sequence GTGACCTCCCCAAAAGACCGCCTGATCGTCGCCTTGGACGTGCCTTCCGCCGTCGATGCGCAGGAGATCGTCTATGAGCTCGGCGACTCGGTTTCCTTCTACAAGGTCGGTCTTCAGCTCTTCACCGCTGAGGGGCCAAAGATCGTTTCTGAGCTGGTCAACTCCGGGCGCAAAGTCTTCCTCGACCTGAAACTCCACGACATCCCGAACACCGTGGCCGGAGCCGTCAAGGCGGCTTCCGAGTTGGGTGTCACCATGCTCACGGTTCATGCTGCAGGAGGAAGCAAGATGCTGACGGTAGCCACTGAAGCCGCAAAGCAAGCTCCGCAGCCTTTAACTATCTTGGCTGTGACCGTGCTCACCAGCTTGGCACAAGAGGACCTTCGAGAATCAGGAGTGCAAGGCTCCATGCCCGATCAGGTTCTGCGGCTGGCGATGTTGGCGAAGTCGACGGGATGTGGCGGGATTGTCAGTTCGCCGCAGGAATCTAAGAAGCTGCGCTCCGCGCTGGGTCCGGAGATGGCGATCGTGACTCCCGGCATCCGTCCAGTGGGAGCAAATCTCGGCGATCAATCTCGTGTGGCGACGCCCACTGCAGCCATCCAGGCGGGAGCATCGCATATCGTCGTAGGACGTCCAATACTTTCCGCCCCGAACCGCAATGAGGCAGCGGCCGCAATCGTCCGCGAGCTGAGCTCGGCGCTGCGCACGGCAGAAATGGAAATGGCCGGCATGCGGCCGGCCTGA
- a CDS encoding rhodanese-like domain-containing protein yields MSFTPDDVRRNADYFAHKLHAEKQRNDVLKAVEGSGKYDFVLLDTRGRDAFNSGHIPGAWLVPDSGIDQIASTLPKDKEIVTYCWSHD; encoded by the coding sequence ATGAGCTTCACCCCCGACGACGTTCGCAGAAATGCCGACTACTTCGCTCACAAGCTGCACGCCGAGAAGCAGCGCAATGACGTGCTCAAAGCGGTGGAAGGCAGCGGCAAGTACGATTTCGTGCTCCTCGACACGCGCGGCCGCGACGCCTTCAACAGCGGCCATATTCCCGGCGCCTGGCTGGTTCCCGATTCAGGAATTGACCAGATCGCCTCTACCCTTCCCAAAGACAAGGAAATCGTGACCTACTGCTGGAGTCATGATTGA
- a CDS encoding NAD(P)-dependent oxidoreductase, whose protein sequence is MEQIGFIGLGIMGSGMASRLLKAGYPVKVYNRTLSRAAPLQNMDAHVAATPAEAARASDVVISMVADDAASRSVWLGENGILSSIKPGAVALECSTLSPKWIRELAQAAKERGCEFLDAPVTGSKSQATAGELQFLIGGHAAAVERIRPVLSVMSRNVIHLGDNGSGALLKLINNYLCGVQVASLAEALAAIEHSGLNRERALEMLNKGAPGSPLINALSARMVSRSYDVNFVLHLMEKDLTYAISEARNHGVQFETGRAALKLFELARARGWGEQDFSAVVEALR, encoded by the coding sequence ATGGAGCAGATTGGGTTCATCGGACTAGGAATTATGGGCTCAGGCATGGCCAGCCGACTGTTGAAAGCAGGCTATCCCGTGAAGGTCTACAACCGGACGCTATCACGAGCAGCGCCGCTGCAAAATATGGACGCGCATGTTGCAGCCACACCGGCCGAGGCAGCGAGAGCTTCTGATGTAGTGATCTCAATGGTGGCAGATGATGCGGCATCGCGAAGCGTGTGGCTTGGCGAGAATGGCATTCTGTCTTCGATCAAACCCGGCGCAGTCGCGCTGGAGTGCAGCACTCTCTCTCCTAAGTGGATTCGAGAACTCGCACAAGCTGCGAAGGAGCGCGGTTGCGAGTTCCTCGATGCTCCAGTCACCGGCAGTAAATCCCAGGCTACCGCCGGAGAACTTCAGTTTCTCATCGGCGGCCACGCTGCCGCGGTGGAACGAATCCGGCCGGTGCTCTCGGTGATGAGCCGCAACGTCATCCATCTCGGAGACAACGGCAGTGGAGCGCTCTTGAAGTTGATCAATAACTATCTCTGCGGAGTGCAGGTGGCTTCCCTGGCCGAGGCTTTGGCTGCGATTGAGCACAGCGGCTTAAATCGGGAGCGAGCGCTCGAAATGCTCAACAAAGGCGCACCCGGCAGTCCATTAATCAACGCGCTCTCAGCTCGCATGGTATCGCGAAGCTACGACGTAAATTTTGTCCTCCATCTCATGGAGAAAGATCTCACATACGCCATCAGCGAAGCGCGCAACCATGGCGTGCAGTTTGAGACGGGCCGCGCCGCTCTGAAACTCTTCGAGCTTGCTCGCGCGCGCGGATGGGGGGAACAAGACTTCTCGGCGGTGGTGGAAGCTTTGCGATGA
- a CDS encoding septal ring lytic transglycosylase RlpA family protein, translated as MKRVHKVVLNTIAVGAFVSGSMAASAPTRSDHEITPNAQPSQRTEVHKPTRVKRTKPFDVGTASWYGSYFEGRPTASGEPYDMYELTAAHRTLRLGTWVKVTNLRNHRWVLVRINDRGPVPTDRIIDLSYGAARILKMSGRGLAKVRLDVVETPEATSDLAMLNSPR; from the coding sequence GTGAAACGCGTACACAAAGTCGTGCTTAACACCATCGCCGTCGGAGCATTTGTCTCCGGCTCGATGGCTGCGTCTGCGCCTACTCGTTCTGATCATGAGATTACTCCAAACGCTCAGCCGAGTCAGCGCACGGAAGTACACAAACCAACGCGCGTGAAGCGCACCAAGCCCTTCGACGTAGGCACTGCTTCCTGGTATGGATCCTATTTTGAAGGTAGGCCGACCGCCAGTGGCGAGCCGTACGATATGTACGAGCTCACCGCCGCGCATCGCACGCTGCGGCTCGGCACGTGGGTGAAGGTCACCAACCTTCGCAACCACCGCTGGGTTCTGGTTCGGATCAATGACCGCGGCCCGGTACCAACCGATCGAATCATCGACCTCTCCTACGGAGCCGCCAGGATTCTTAAAATGAGCGGTCGCGGGCTAGCCAAAGTCCGACTCGATGTAGTCGAAACGCCAGAAGCGACCTCCGATCTGGCAATGCTCAACTCCCCTCGATAA